A genomic window from Verrucomicrobiota bacterium includes:
- a CDS encoding site-specific DNA-methyltransferase, with protein AFRDTWRDGIHSYLTYLRDRLTVARDLLTDSGSIFVQIGEENVHRVRGLMDEVFGDENFVTQISVRKTASPSRALDDAFYYLVWFAKDVSRIKYRQAWSQRSKADWVLNVPKNSWGIVEPSGTIRNLTTDERHNPRLIPDEVGLYALSKLTSAGPSKEEQEFKFEGRTLVPPKNTHWKTTREGMIRLTRANRIESRGGPPWFKRFHADFPAIPMTNSFDDTAGKSVDPIYVVQTQPDVIERCLHMASDPGDLVLDPTCGSGTTATVAEQWGRRWITIDTSRVALALARARIMGVRYPFYLLADSREGQLAEAQVTRTAPSSQPVQGNIRHGFVYERVPHIMLRSIANNAEIDVIWEKFQPELESLRSRLNAALGTSWQEWEIPRELKMASCRLPEDKQRRDAAATLHADWWQARIARQQEIDKSIAAKAEFEYLYDKPYDDKKKVRVAGPFTVESLSPHRVLGVDENDELIDSLNEDSPAYGAKQTFPQMILENLKTAGVQQAHKEDRITFIALTPWPGALVCGEGRYLGKSGNTDEKRAAIFIGPEFGTVQRADLVAAAREAGDAGFDVLIACAFNYEAHATEFSKLGRIPVLKARMNADLHMAEDLKTTNKANLFVIFGEPDITLLSEQDGKLRVKVNGVDVFDPSTGEVRSDGADGIACWFIDTDYNEESFFVRHAYFLGANDPYSALKTTLKAEINVEAWATLNSDTSRPFEKPKQGRIAVKVINHLGDEVMKVFKVT; from the coding sequence AAGCCTTCCGCGACACCTGGCGCGACGGCATCCACAGCTACCTCACCTACCTGCGTGATCGGCTCACCGTCGCCCGCGACCTCCTCACCGATTCCGGATCCATCTTTGTGCAGATCGGCGAGGAAAATGTTCACCGCGTCCGTGGGTTGATGGATGAAGTCTTTGGGGATGAGAACTTCGTAACACAAATCAGCGTGCGGAAAACAGCGTCCCCAAGCAGAGCGCTCGATGACGCCTTTTATTACCTTGTCTGGTTTGCAAAGGACGTGTCGCGAATCAAATATCGTCAAGCGTGGTCTCAACGATCGAAGGCGGATTGGGTTTTGAATGTTCCAAAAAATTCGTGGGGCATCGTAGAGCCGAGTGGCACGATTCGGAACCTGACGACGGATGAGCGGCATAACCCTCGGCTAATCCCAGATGAGGTTGGGCTCTATGCACTCTCAAAGCTAACCTCCGCAGGCCCTTCAAAAGAAGAACAAGAATTCAAGTTCGAGGGCCGCACTCTGGTTCCTCCGAAAAACACACATTGGAAGACGACACGCGAGGGTATGATACGGCTGACTAGGGCCAATCGAATTGAATCGAGGGGTGGTCCGCCCTGGTTCAAGCGCTTTCACGCTGATTTCCCTGCAATCCCTATGACCAACTCCTTCGATGACACCGCAGGGAAAAGTGTTGATCCAATCTACGTCGTTCAAACACAGCCAGACGTGATAGAACGCTGCTTACACATGGCCAGCGACCCCGGCGACCTCGTGCTCGACCCGACCTGCGGTTCCGGCACCACCGCCACCGTCGCCGAACAATGGGGCCGTCGGTGGATCACGATTGATACCTCGCGTGTGGCTCTGGCGCTGGCACGTGCCCGCATCATGGGCGTGCGTTATCCCTTTTATCTGCTGGCTGATTCCCGCGAGGGCCAGCTTGCGGAAGCCCAAGTTACCCGCACTGCGCCGAGTTCGCAGCCCGTGCAGGGAAACATCCGCCACGGCTTCGTCTATGAGCGTGTGCCGCATATTATGCTCAGGTCCATCGCCAACAACGCGGAGATTGATGTCATCTGGGAGAAATTCCAACCGGAGCTGGAATCTCTAAGATCGCGGCTGAACGCCGCGCTCGGCACAAGCTGGCAGGAGTGGGAGATTCCCCGAGAGCTGAAAATGGCATCCTGCCGCTTGCCCGAAGACAAACAGCGGCGGGACGCCGCTGCCACCTTGCATGCCGACTGGTGGCAGGCCCGCATCGCCCGGCAGCAGGAGATTGATAAGTCCATCGCTGCCAAGGCTGAGTTTGAATACCTCTACGACAAGCCCTACGACGACAAGAAAAAGGTCCGCGTGGCCGGCCCCTTCACGGTGGAGAGCCTCAGCCCCCACCGCGTGCTGGGCGTGGATGAAAACGATGAACTGATTGATAGCCTGAATGAAGACAGCCCCGCCTATGGCGCGAAGCAGACGTTTCCCCAGATGATTCTGGAGAACCTCAAGACCGCTGGGGTGCAGCAGGCGCATAAGGAGGATCGAATTACTTTTATCGCGCTTACGCCTTGGCCGGGGGCACTGGTCTGCGGTGAAGGACGCTACCTGGGGAAGTCCGGGAATACGGATGAAAAACGGGCGGCGATTTTCATTGGGCCGGAATTTGGCACGGTACAGCGGGCAGATTTGGTGGCCGCCGCCCGTGAGGCGGGCGATGCTGGGTTCGATGTGCTGATCGCCTGCGCTTTCAATTACGAGGCTCACGCCACGGAGTTCAGCAAGCTGGGCCGTATCCCGGTGCTTAAGGCCCGCATGAACGCCGACCTGCACATGGCCGAGGACCTCAAGACCACCAACAAAGCCAACCTCTTTGTGATTTTTGGCGAGCCGGACATTACCCTCCTGTCGGAGCAAGACGGCAAGCTGCGCGTGAAAGTGAACGGCGTGGATGTGTTTGACCCGAGCACTGGAGAAGTCCGTAGTGACGGGGCTGACGGTATCGCCTGCTGGTTCATTGATACCGACTACAACGAAGAGAGTTTCTTCGTCCGCCACGCTTATTTCCTCGGAGCGAACGATCCTTACAGCGCCCTCAAGACCACCCTGAAAGCCGAAATTAACGTCGAAGCCTGGGCCACCCTGAACAGCGACACGTCGCGCCCGTTCGAGAAACCCAAACAAGGCCGCATTGCGGTAAAGGTCATCAATCATCTGGGGGATGAGGTGATGAAGGTTTTTAAGGTAACTTGA
- a CDS encoding helix-turn-helix domain-containing protein, producing MSKLPDMNDELLTRKEISLRLKLSERTVRRWMHDGKVPYHRYGYKINRFMWSEVMRALGEREKQLQAELDAKRKAAGE from the coding sequence ATGAGCAAATTGCCAGACATGAATGATGAACTGTTGACCCGCAAGGAAATCAGCCTGCGGCTGAAACTCAGTGAACGCACTGTCCGCAGGTGGATGCACGACGGAAAGGTGCCGTACCACCGGTACGGATATAAAATAAACCGGTTCATGTGGTCGGAGGTGATGCGAGCACTTGGAGAACGGGAAAAGCAGCTCCAGGCGGAACTGGACGCCAAGCGAAAAGCGGCGGGGGAGTAA
- a CDS encoding DUF5906 domain-containing protein, translated as MTTVEKIEALLGADAFLVPCAWGTKKPLVTYVERPFEGTKTKGYRAMCDAPQTNIAIYLGKASGGLCAIDFDRDEDLAAFMVLNPNMAGTTQSRGSRGGMVWVKIAKVRNSDCGMRNEAAGTGAVISNQSSVISDQPPYPESCNAKHFEWRADKRLSTIHGLHPKGMEYQLVVDLPPMTIEFKELVWPDGWELPWEAKASEAAAEALAKEYGQPFYMNKDGRVSGINERHWAALYARENRVLYDPDEKCFYRYEEKHGLWRQITSETIREAISQRILEVSRESQQLSLEIQITQAKLKSVVSALMGIVEKRGVFATKKRFIHVANGVIRFGDDGDVQLGGFSPDDYSRNQSPYAFDATAECPRFLNELIYPAVSAEDADLIQRWAGLALFGYNLPQRFLILDGTANGGKGTLVRIIQALVGIENSYQLRTENLMERFETYRYRGKTLLIGPDAPGDFLMRRGASVLKVLVGGDPMSAEGKGLNGDFSMFGTFNIVMTCNSRLKVRLEDDTAAWRRRLLVVRYENPPPTKRILDFHATLLRDEGSGILRWALAGFVKLQSEFKEIGDFTLTESQRGRIDSLLAESESLKLFAREGVERHEYGDITNGEFQQAYAEFCADKGWNALPTTLVEKSSSDVMLEIWQVAKSHCVEREGKKSNRGWKRVRIKRRESE; from the coding sequence ATGACAACCGTTGAAAAAATTGAGGCGCTGCTGGGCGCGGATGCGTTCCTGGTGCCGTGCGCATGGGGAACGAAAAAGCCGCTGGTGACTTATGTCGAACGGCCGTTCGAGGGAACCAAGACGAAGGGATATCGGGCGATGTGCGACGCCCCGCAAACGAATATCGCGATTTACCTAGGGAAGGCATCCGGCGGGCTGTGCGCGATTGATTTCGACCGGGATGAAGACTTGGCGGCATTCATGGTGCTGAATCCGAACATGGCTGGAACCACGCAAAGCCGGGGCAGCCGGGGTGGCATGGTGTGGGTGAAGATCGCCAAAGTGCGGAATTCGGATTGCGGAATGCGGAATGAAGCAGCGGGAACGGGGGCAGTGATCAGTAATCAGTCATCAGTCATCAGTGACCAGCCGCCATATCCGGAAAGCTGCAACGCCAAGCACTTTGAGTGGCGGGCGGATAAACGGCTCTCCACAATCCACGGTCTCCATCCCAAGGGGATGGAATATCAACTGGTGGTGGACCTGCCGCCGATGACCATCGAGTTCAAGGAACTGGTGTGGCCGGACGGTTGGGAACTGCCGTGGGAAGCGAAGGCTTCGGAAGCCGCCGCCGAAGCCCTGGCCAAAGAGTACGGGCAACCGTTCTATATGAACAAGGATGGCCGGGTGTCGGGCATCAATGAACGGCACTGGGCCGCGCTGTATGCACGGGAAAACCGGGTGCTGTATGATCCAGATGAAAAGTGCTTCTACCGATACGAGGAAAAGCACGGGCTCTGGCGGCAGATTACCAGCGAAACCATACGGGAAGCCATCTCGCAACGGATTCTGGAGGTGAGCCGCGAATCGCAGCAACTCAGCCTGGAAATTCAGATCACGCAAGCGAAGCTCAAATCGGTGGTGAGCGCGCTGATGGGGATTGTGGAAAAGCGCGGGGTGTTCGCGACGAAAAAGCGGTTCATCCACGTGGCCAACGGGGTGATTCGATTCGGGGATGACGGGGATGTGCAACTCGGCGGGTTCTCGCCGGACGACTATTCGCGCAACCAATCGCCCTACGCGTTTGACGCGACGGCGGAATGTCCACGCTTCCTGAATGAATTGATTTACCCAGCAGTCTCCGCAGAGGATGCGGACCTGATACAACGCTGGGCCGGGCTGGCGCTGTTCGGGTACAACCTGCCGCAACGGTTCCTGATTCTGGACGGGACCGCCAACGGGGGAAAAGGGACGCTGGTGCGGATCATCCAGGCGCTGGTGGGCATCGAGAACAGCTACCAGTTGCGCACGGAAAACCTGATGGAACGGTTTGAGACCTACCGCTACCGGGGCAAAACCCTGCTGATCGGGCCGGACGCGCCGGGCGACTTCCTCATGCGGCGCGGCGCCAGTGTGTTGAAGGTGCTGGTGGGTGGGGACCCTATGTCGGCGGAAGGCAAGGGGCTGAACGGGGATTTTTCCATGTTCGGGACGTTCAACATCGTGATGACGTGCAATTCCCGGCTGAAAGTCCGGCTGGAAGACGACACCGCCGCATGGCGTCGGCGGTTGCTGGTGGTGCGGTATGAGAATCCGCCGCCGACCAAGCGGATTCTGGATTTCCATGCCACGCTGCTGCGGGATGAGGGCAGCGGCATCCTGCGCTGGGCGCTGGCGGGGTTTGTGAAACTCCAATCGGAGTTTAAGGAAATCGGTGACTTTACCCTGACTGAAAGCCAACGGGGCCGGATTGACTCGCTGCTGGCGGAATCCGAAAGCCTTAAGCTGTTCGCCCGCGAGGGCGTCGAAAGGCATGAATATGGAGACATCACCAATGGTGAATTCCAACAGGCTTATGCGGAATTTTGTGCGGACAAGGGATGGAATGCGCTGCCGACCACCCTGGTGGAAAAGTCGTCCTCGGATGTGATGCTGGAAATTTGGCAGGTGGCGAAAAGCCATTGCGTGGAACGAGAGGGCAAAAAATCCAACCGGGGGTGGAAACGGGTGCGCATTAAACGAAGGGAGAGCGAATAA
- a CDS encoding helix-turn-helix domain-containing protein — MNGNTSNERLLRFLQATPAQQTAIERILNGESEPPKVAALTGPLLLGMGKAASLLGVSRPTLWRMIKVGKLGRVEILPGSFRVRREELEAIANKQGAHV; from the coding sequence ATGAATGGAAATACTTCAAACGAGCGGTTGCTCCGCTTTCTGCAAGCAACCCCAGCACAACAAACCGCCATCGAACGGATTTTGAATGGCGAGTCTGAACCGCCCAAGGTGGCAGCTCTGACCGGGCCGCTGCTGCTGGGAATGGGCAAGGCGGCCAGCCTGCTGGGGGTGTCGCGGCCGACCCTGTGGCGGATGATTAAGGTCGGGAAGCTTGGGCGGGTGGAAATTCTGCCGGGGTCGTTCCGGGTGCGGCGGGAAGAACTGGAAGCCATTGCCAACAAACAAGGAGCACACGTATGA
- a CDS encoding ImmA/IrrE family metallo-endopeptidase, with product MAPENFKAPFIDQREIWRQADEFRSRVWPSDAIPIGVLEVVEFELDLEVRPISRLKEDNDIDALLLGDWKTIVVDQVQYMDQRYANRLRFSMAHELGHYVLHQTVFQQIPRGSIQEWTEFMRDMPEKEYSFLEYHAYEFAGRFLVPPRALRQEFDATLLLAEQNGMPRTQLQGDAHLQYLAKPVSRAFAVSSSVIERRLTKEKLWPLA from the coding sequence ATGGCACCGGAAAACTTCAAAGCTCCTTTCATTGACCAGCGGGAGATCTGGCGGCAGGCGGATGAATTTCGCAGCCGCGTCTGGCCCTCAGATGCAATTCCGATCGGGGTGTTGGAGGTAGTTGAATTTGAGCTCGATCTCGAGGTTCGGCCAATTTCCAGGCTTAAAGAAGACAACGATATTGATGCGCTGCTCCTGGGCGATTGGAAAACCATCGTGGTTGACCAGGTGCAATATATGGATCAACGCTACGCCAACCGGTTACGATTCAGCATGGCGCACGAGCTTGGCCACTATGTCTTGCATCAGACGGTCTTTCAACAGATCCCGCGCGGCTCCATACAAGAGTGGACAGAATTCATGCGTGATATGCCGGAGAAGGAGTATAGCTTCCTCGAGTATCACGCGTATGAATTTGCTGGGCGTTTTTTAGTTCCGCCGAGGGCACTTCGCCAGGAATTTGACGCGACTCTTCTTCTTGCCGAACAGAATGGAATGCCAAGAACCCAACTTCAAGGTGACGCCCACCTCCAATATCTCGCAAAGCCCGTTTCAAGAGCATTTGCAGTGTCCAGCAGTGTCATCGAGCGCCGTCTGACGAAGGAAAAACTCTGGCCACTGGCATAA
- a CDS encoding UvrD-helicase domain-containing protein: MDFRIADTFTDSLARLTGDEQKAVKTTAFDLQVNPAGPGLSYHKIEKAKDKNFWSVRVSSDIRLIVHKAAGSLLLCYAGHHDKAYDWAERRKLETHPKTGAAQFVEIRETVKEILVPTYVQAEIPAPSKPCLFAGKSDEELLSYGVPTEWLNDVRQASETSLLQLVDRLPGEAAEALMELATGGQPRVVQPATPITNPFDHPDAQRRFRVMTNVEELQCALDFPWEKWTVFLHPEQRQWVEREYNGPARVSGSAGTGKTIVALHRAVHLARKHPDARILLATFTDTLASALQSKLKRLIGNEPRLAERIDVHSLNSLGMRLYKAHCGSAKIATREMTLELLGEAARAAGSHKFTLHFLFTEWEQVVDAWQLETWKAYRDVTRLGRKTKLHETQRVVLWSIFERVIAGLKERNLTTHAGMFTTLADALRKGTMHTPFDFALVDESQDINVAHLRFFAALGADRPDALFFAGDLGQRIFQQPFSWKSQGVDIRGRARNLRVNYRTSHQIRQQADRLLGLEVTDVDGNSEKRNDTISVLNGPPPVINKLPTEDKEAETVSAWLATQSKAGVLPHEFGVFVRSAGQLDRAKAAVKKSGLAFKILDEHVETSSGQVSISTMPLTKGLEFRAVAVMACDDEVIPLQERIEKVGDDMDLQEVYDTERNLLYVACTRARDHLLVTGVEPASEFLDDLQRPATQ, translated from the coding sequence ATGGACTTCCGCATCGCCGATACATTTACCGATAGCCTCGCCCGATTAACTGGTGATGAGCAGAAGGCCGTCAAGACCACGGCCTTTGACTTGCAGGTGAATCCGGCGGGGCCGGGCCTCAGCTACCACAAGATCGAAAAGGCGAAGGACAAGAATTTCTGGTCGGTGCGCGTGAGCAGCGACATTCGGCTTATCGTTCATAAGGCGGCAGGCAGCCTTCTGCTCTGCTACGCAGGCCACCACGATAAAGCCTACGACTGGGCTGAGAGACGTAAGCTGGAAACACATCCCAAGACTGGGGCCGCGCAATTTGTGGAAATCCGCGAAACAGTCAAAGAGATCCTTGTACCAACCTATGTGCAGGCAGAAATACCTGCACCTTCAAAGCCGTGCCTGTTCGCAGGTAAATCCGACGAGGAATTGCTGAGCTACGGCGTCCCTACGGAGTGGCTGAATGATGTCCGCCAAGCCAGTGAAACCAGCCTATTGCAATTGGTGGATCGCCTGCCTGGTGAGGCCGCCGAAGCCCTCATGGAACTGGCCACGGGTGGCCAACCGCGAGTGGTACAACCGGCCACGCCGATCACGAATCCTTTCGACCATCCCGACGCGCAACGCCGCTTCCGCGTGATGACCAACGTCGAGGAACTTCAGTGCGCCCTCGATTTCCCATGGGAGAAATGGACCGTCTTCCTCCATCCCGAACAGCGCCAATGGGTGGAGCGGGAATATAACGGCCCGGCGCGGGTTTCTGGCTCAGCCGGTACCGGGAAGACGATTGTCGCGTTGCATCGCGCTGTTCATCTCGCTCGTAAACATCCAGACGCTCGAATCCTGCTCGCGACCTTTACTGACACCCTGGCGAGTGCGCTTCAATCTAAACTGAAAAGACTCATTGGGAATGAACCTCGCCTCGCTGAGCGCATTGATGTCCACTCCTTGAATTCTCTTGGCATGCGCCTCTATAAAGCGCATTGCGGCTCGGCTAAGATTGCTACTCGCGAAATGACGCTAGAACTCCTGGGCGAGGCAGCGAGGGCTGCGGGCAGCCACAAATTCACCCTGCATTTTCTCTTCACTGAATGGGAACAGGTGGTGGATGCCTGGCAGTTGGAAACATGGAAAGCCTACCGTGATGTCACCCGGCTCGGCCGCAAGACCAAACTACATGAAACGCAACGAGTGGTGTTGTGGTCCATTTTTGAGCGAGTTATCGCCGGATTAAAAGAGCGAAATCTCACTACGCACGCTGGGATGTTCACCACCCTGGCGGACGCTCTGAGAAAGGGTACGATGCACACGCCTTTCGACTTCGCACTAGTCGATGAATCGCAGGATATCAACGTTGCGCATCTAAGATTCTTCGCTGCACTTGGTGCGGATCGGCCTGATGCCCTTTTCTTTGCAGGTGACCTCGGCCAGCGTATCTTTCAGCAGCCATTCTCCTGGAAATCCCAAGGCGTGGACATCCGGGGGCGCGCCCGCAACCTGCGCGTCAACTATCGCACCTCCCACCAAATTCGCCAACAAGCTGATCGTCTGCTCGGCTTGGAAGTGACCGATGTGGATGGCAATAGCGAAAAACGGAATGACACCATCTCAGTTCTGAACGGCCCGCCACCTGTTATCAACAAACTCCCGACTGAGGATAAAGAGGCTGAAACTGTGTCAGCTTGGCTGGCGACACAGTCGAAAGCCGGTGTGCTGCCACACGAGTTTGGTGTCTTCGTCCGCTCGGCAGGGCAATTGGACCGGGCTAAAGCCGCAGTCAAAAAATCAGGTCTGGCATTTAAGATCCTCGATGAACATGTCGAAACAAGCAGCGGACAGGTCTCGATTAGCACCATGCCTCTAACAAAAGGGCTGGAGTTCCGCGCCGTAGCGGTGATGGCCTGCGACGATGAGGTTATCCCCTTGCAGGAACGCATTGAAAAAGTCGGTGATGATATGGACCTGCAGGAGGTCTATGACACCGAGCGCAACCTGCTCTACGTTGCTTGCACGCGTGCGCGAGACCACCTACTGGTCACGGGCGTCGAACCAGCATCAGAATTTCTTGATGACCTTCAAAGGCCAGCCACCCAGTAG
- a CDS encoding 7-cyano-7-deazaguanine synthase: MSTEHTIICGGINATGIPKYGELMPLSLWPGGGDDDRITLRIEDLHEELCQTVPVQFHDLLEIAAYVYSADHLAKRGGKDVDCFGTHWRRHFHFHIPVRMLDFWRMPAVTGALRELLEFLSEDSYDFTFYQAIEPPRIQLYLGLDEKGAIKFDAERVMLFSGGLDSLSGAIEEAIVQRRRVVLVNHRSTDKFSVTHRELVRVLTDKAGASTLKQLRVRISKKGIEAREHTQRARSFLFGSVGATVAMMLGQRSIRFYENGVVSLNLPVCGQVVGSRATRTTHPRVLAGMQRLLTLVAQEPFKVDNPFLWETKGEVVGRIIRNDCGPMIALSRSCAHVWETSNANNHCGTCSQCIDRRFGILAAKAEAHDPEDHYKVNIFTESRPKEEDKIMGAMYLERANQVSQMQDTAEFIDAFPEVLRALKHLDSLDAGRGAARIMALYKRHAAEVKGGIVEMMRRHLMEINDRTLPADCLLRTVYETRTPTAMPAGPVNGERAHAAEAKKETEGGDRYIFQNIGSHFEVVYDGGGKFSIPNTLGTKYIDHLLHNPNKVIRARDLESAVQANKETARGDETEQVHLDGQAKWEAEQEFKDLMADLELAKENDDQVAVERLEGEIEALKTAQKNQGGMTADSGERARNNVRKAITAVIQRLHKGNRQQKTFGTHLGQCISLGYEVMYTQPQGGVWQ, translated from the coding sequence ATGAGCACTGAACACACAATTATCTGCGGCGGAATCAATGCGACCGGGATCCCAAAATATGGCGAACTGATGCCATTGAGCTTGTGGCCGGGGGGTGGGGATGACGATAGGATCACCTTGCGGATCGAGGATTTGCACGAGGAACTATGCCAAACAGTGCCGGTACAATTTCATGATCTGCTGGAAATCGCCGCCTATGTGTACAGCGCCGACCACCTGGCGAAGCGCGGGGGCAAAGATGTGGATTGCTTTGGAACACACTGGCGACGGCATTTTCATTTCCATATTCCGGTACGGATGCTGGATTTTTGGAGAATGCCAGCCGTGACAGGGGCGCTGCGGGAACTGCTGGAATTCCTTTCCGAAGACAGTTATGACTTCACATTCTACCAAGCGATCGAACCGCCACGAATCCAGCTTTACCTGGGGCTGGATGAGAAAGGGGCCATCAAATTCGATGCAGAACGGGTGATGTTATTCTCAGGGGGGCTTGACTCGCTCTCGGGGGCGATTGAGGAGGCCATTGTGCAAAGACGCCGGGTCGTGCTGGTGAACCACCGATCCACCGACAAATTCAGTGTGACTCACCGGGAATTGGTGAGGGTGCTGACAGACAAGGCCGGAGCCAGCACGTTAAAGCAACTGCGTGTGCGGATCAGTAAAAAAGGAATTGAAGCAAGAGAGCACACGCAAAGGGCGAGGTCCTTCCTTTTTGGGAGCGTGGGAGCAACGGTGGCGATGATGCTGGGGCAGCGGAGTATCCGGTTTTATGAAAACGGGGTGGTGAGCCTGAACCTGCCCGTGTGCGGGCAGGTGGTGGGCAGCCGGGCCACGCGGACAACCCACCCGCGAGTGCTGGCCGGGATGCAACGGTTGCTGACCCTGGTAGCGCAAGAACCATTCAAGGTGGACAATCCCTTCCTATGGGAAACCAAAGGCGAGGTTGTTGGGCGAATCATACGCAACGACTGCGGGCCGATGATCGCACTTTCGCGAAGCTGCGCGCATGTTTGGGAAACCTCGAACGCAAACAACCACTGCGGGACATGCTCGCAATGTATTGACCGGCGCTTTGGCATCCTGGCCGCGAAGGCGGAGGCGCACGACCCAGAGGACCACTACAAGGTGAACATTTTTACGGAGTCGCGCCCGAAGGAGGAGGATAAAATAATGGGGGCGATGTATCTGGAGCGAGCCAATCAGGTCAGCCAGATGCAAGACACGGCTGAATTTATTGATGCCTTCCCCGAGGTGCTGCGAGCTTTAAAACATCTGGACTCCCTGGATGCCGGGCGGGGGGCGGCGCGGATTATGGCCCTCTACAAGCGGCATGCGGCGGAAGTCAAAGGCGGGATCGTTGAAATGATGAGGCGGCATTTAATGGAGATCAACGACCGGACGTTGCCAGCGGACTGTCTGTTACGAACCGTCTATGAGACCCGCACGCCAACGGCTATGCCGGCCGGGCCGGTGAATGGAGAACGAGCACACGCCGCTGAGGCAAAGAAAGAAACAGAAGGTGGTGACCGATATATTTTTCAAAACATTGGAAGCCATTTTGAGGTCGTGTACGACGGCGGCGGAAAGTTCTCGATCCCGAACACCCTGGGCACCAAATACATTGATCATCTACTGCATAACCCAAACAAAGTGATTCGCGCCCGCGACCTGGAGAGTGCGGTGCAGGCAAACAAGGAGACTGCACGGGGCGATGAAACTGAACAGGTGCATCTGGATGGGCAAGCCAAATGGGAAGCCGAGCAAGAATTCAAGGATCTGATGGCGGACCTGGAATTGGCCAAAGAAAACGACGATCAGGTAGCAGTGGAAAGGCTTGAGGGAGAAATAGAAGCGCTGAAAACCGCCCAAAAGAACCAAGGCGGAATGACGGCTGATTCGGGAGAGCGGGCACGCAACAACGTACGGAAAGCCATTACCGCTGTTATCCAAAGACTCCACAAGGGGAACCGGCAACAAAAGACTTTCGGCACCCACCTCGGGCAATGCATCAGCCTGGGATATGAGGTCATGTACACCCAACCGCAAGGAGGCGTATGGCAATAA
- a CDS encoding helix-turn-helix transcriptional regulator has protein sequence MKHSKAKIMRAARGRLGMTQFDLARLVKCSESQIAKIETGRATPTDWLKEAIANALGIATWEIGI, from the coding sequence ATGAAACACTCGAAGGCAAAAATAATGCGGGCGGCGCGGGGGCGATTGGGGATGACTCAATTCGATCTGGCGCGGCTGGTGAAATGCTCGGAATCGCAGATTGCGAAAATTGAAACAGGCCGGGCGACACCGACGGACTGGCTAAAAGAAGCGATTGCCAATGCACTTGGCATCGCAACCTGGGAGATTGGAATATGA
- a CDS encoding helix-turn-helix transcriptional regulator produces the protein MSDMKTNFAAYFKALRKEKRITLQAFCEAAGADPGNISRMERGGMVPPQDRDILTRYAKALALAEGSAEWYQFFDLAAAARGMIPQDLMDDASLVRQLPAFFRTLRGQKPTEEELRKIVHKIKEG, from the coding sequence ATGAGCGATATGAAAACTAACTTTGCTGCCTATTTCAAGGCACTCAGGAAAGAGAAGCGGATTACCCTTCAGGCCTTTTGTGAGGCGGCTGGGGCCGATCCCGGAAATATTAGCCGGATGGAGCGGGGCGGCATGGTTCCGCCTCAGGACAGGGACATTCTCACGAGGTATGCGAAAGCACTTGCTCTGGCGGAAGGGAGCGCTGAATGGTATCAATTCTTCGATCTAGCCGCGGCCGCCCGTGGCATGATTCCACAAGACCTGATGGACGACGCGTCACTGGTGAGGCAGTTGCCGGCATTCTTCCGGACCCTGCGGGGGCAGAAGCCGACGGAGGAGGAGCTCCGAAAAATCGTCCACAAAATCAAGGAAGGTTAG